In the genome of Massilibacillus massiliensis, one region contains:
- the pseB gene encoding UDP-N-acetylglucosamine 4,6-dehydratase (inverting), producing the protein MFNNKAILITGGTGSFGNNMTKYLLENYDVRKIVIYSRDEFKQWQMAERFKADKEKLRFFVGDVRDGDRLFRAFHEIDYVIHAAAMKQVPACEYNPSEAIKTNINGAQNVIDAAIDCEVKKVVALSTDKAVNPINLYGGTKLVSDKLFIAANAYSRGRETCFSVVRYGNVAGSRGSVIPFFRSQLEAGKTVLPITDYRMTRFWISLNQGVELVVKAFRESVGGETYISKIPSFRIVDLAKAIGGDNIEVEEVGIRDGEKIHEVMITEYDSPHTYEYDQHYIIYTNDYWWNRERIRNITGKKVGAGFEYNSGQNTVWLTIEQLRVLLKEV; encoded by the coding sequence TTGTTTAATAATAAAGCAATATTGATTACCGGCGGTACTGGGTCTTTTGGAAATAATATGACAAAATATTTGTTGGAAAATTATGATGTAAGAAAAATTGTTATTTATTCAAGGGATGAGTTTAAACAGTGGCAAATGGCAGAAAGATTCAAAGCAGATAAAGAAAAACTACGTTTTTTTGTAGGAGATGTACGAGATGGTGATCGTTTATTTAGAGCTTTTCATGAAATTGATTATGTAATTCATGCTGCTGCTATGAAACAAGTGCCAGCATGTGAATATAATCCTAGTGAAGCCATAAAAACTAATATTAATGGGGCTCAAAACGTTATTGATGCAGCAATTGATTGTGAGGTGAAAAAAGTAGTTGCTTTATCTACAGATAAAGCAGTTAACCCAATTAATTTGTATGGTGGGACGAAGCTGGTTTCTGATAAATTGTTTATTGCAGCTAATGCTTATTCACGTGGTAGAGAAACATGCTTCTCTGTTGTACGTTATGGAAATGTTGCTGGTAGTAGAGGTTCTGTTATTCCATTTTTCAGAAGTCAATTGGAAGCAGGAAAGACAGTATTACCAATCACAGATTATAGAATGACAAGATTTTGGATTAGTCTCAACCAAGGTGTTGAATTAGTAGTCAAAGCTTTTAGAGAAAGTGTAGGTGGAGAGACTTACATATCAAAGATACCATCATTTAGGATTGTTGATTTGGCAAAGGCGATAGGTGGAGACAATATTGAAGTAGAAGAAGTTGGAATAAGAGACGGGGAAAAGATTCATGAAGTGATGATTACGGAGTACGATTCACCGCATACGTATGAATATGATCAGCATTACATTATTTATACCAATGATTATTGGTGGAATCGCGAAAGAATTAGAAACATTACTGGGAAGAAAGTTGGAGCTGGATTTGAGTATAATTCTGGACAAAATACAGTCTGGTTGACTATTGAACAATTGAGAGTACTATTAAAAGAAGTTTAA
- the pseC gene encoding UDP-4-amino-4,6-dideoxy-N-acetyl-beta-L-altrosamine transaminase, translating to MIFYGKQKINQEDIDAVIKVLQSDWLTQGPDIEMFEKKVAEYCGAKYAVAVTNATSALHIACLATGVGRNDVVWTSPNTFVASANCARYCGAEVDFVDIDDNTYNMSIKKLAEKLENGDILPKVVITVHFSGQSCQMDEIYRLSQKYKFMVIEDASHAIGGTYKDMKVGSCKYSDMVVFSFHPVKIITTAEGGMVLTNNKKLYDKLILYRSHGITKERNQLTKEQDNPWYYEQMDLGFNYRMTDLQAALGISQMNKLDEFVAKRRYLAERYDQLLQGLPLKLPYQDEATKSSWHIYVVRLKLDKVKVDKKEIFARMKERGIVLNLHYIPVHTQPYYRNLGFRVGNFPISEQYYEEAFTLPLYYDLTDEEQNYIVECLTEILQ from the coding sequence ATGATATTTTATGGCAAACAAAAGATTAATCAAGAAGATATAGATGCAGTTATTAAAGTTTTGCAGTCTGATTGGTTGACACAGGGTCCTGATATAGAAATGTTTGAAAAAAAAGTAGCAGAGTATTGTGGGGCTAAATATGCTGTGGCAGTTACAAATGCTACTTCGGCATTACATATTGCTTGTTTAGCAACAGGTGTGGGGCGGAACGATGTAGTTTGGACCAGCCCTAATACTTTCGTTGCTTCTGCAAATTGTGCTAGGTATTGTGGTGCTGAGGTTGATTTTGTTGACATTGATGACAATACTTATAATATGAGTATTAAAAAACTTGCAGAGAAATTAGAAAATGGCGATATTTTACCGAAAGTTGTTATTACAGTACATTTTTCAGGACAATCCTGTCAAATGGATGAAATCTACAGACTATCTCAAAAATATAAATTTATGGTCATTGAAGATGCTTCACATGCCATAGGTGGAACCTATAAGGACATGAAAGTTGGTTCGTGTAAGTATTCAGATATGGTGGTATTTAGTTTTCATCCAGTGAAAATTATAACTACTGCCGAAGGCGGGATGGTACTTACAAACAATAAAAAATTGTACGATAAATTAATATTATATCGTAGTCATGGAATTACCAAGGAACGTAATCAATTAACAAAAGAACAGGATAATCCATGGTATTATGAACAAATGGATTTAGGTTTTAATTATCGTATGACAGATTTGCAGGCTGCGCTTGGTATAAGTCAAATGAATAAACTAGATGAATTTGTTGCTAAAAGACGATATTTAGCAGAACGATATGATCAATTATTGCAAGGGTTACCGCTTAAGTTGCCGTATCAAGATGAAGCTACAAAATCATCTTGGCATATTTATGTAGTTAGATTGAAATTAGATAAAGTAAAAGTGGATAAAAAAGAGATTTTTGCACGGATGAAAGAGAGAGGGATTGTACTTAATTTACATTATATCCCTGTTCATACGCAACCGTATTATCGGAACTTAGGTTTTAGAGTTGGAAATTTCCCAATTAGTGAGCAATATTATGAAGAAGCGTTTACATTGCCGCTTTATTATGATTTAACGGATGAAGAACAAAATTATATTGTAGAATGTTTAACTGAGATTTTACAATAA